The sequence below is a genomic window from bacterium.
GTTGAGGGGAATACCCGTTTGAACACCTTGCCTTTCCGCCTCACGCTGGCATTGGATGCACATTGTCGCGTAGGGCAGTGCTTGCAGGCGGGCCAGGGGAATTTCGCAGCCGCATGTTTCGCAGCCGCCGTATTCGCCGTCGCGCATTCGCTGCAGGGCGTTGTCGATGCTTGTCAGTTCGCGGGCCTCGACTTCGGCCAGTTGGCAAGTGAGTTCGTCTTGCGCCGCATCCAAGGCGCAATCCGCGACGTCGCCAGAGGTTGCGCTGTTGAGCTCTCTGAGTAGGCTCAGGTCCCCACTAAGGGCTTTGCGCAGTGCGTCGCGTCGCGTGAGCAATAGCTCGCGCATACTGGAAATTGCATCATTGCGTGCCATGTCCGCCGTCCCGGGTGTCCGATCATGGCCTTCGCCGAAGGTGTTCCCCCCCTTCAGATGAGCCGGATTCGAACCTCCAAAAAAGTGTGAGATGTAGTTTCTGTGCCCGGACTCTTCCGGACGCTGCCGTTAACTATAGGTCGCGCCACGGCCGTTGCGGCCTGCGGCGCCCCCCTCATAGTCGATATCAGTTGTCGCTAACCGATAATCGACAAATTCGGCAGCAAGATGCAGCCGTTTTTTCGACAAAGTTTGCCTTGTCCGCGAATACTCGCGCCGGGGATCGGCCGGATTGCCCGGCCTGCGTTTTGACGCACTGCCCATCGTAAGCTACATGTCTTTGGGACTTTCGGACTTACGATGGACCGCCAAGCCCACCCCCACACCCGCCGCCGGCAGAACCCCACCACAAGCCCCACATGCCAACATGGACAAAATCACGGCCAAAACTCGGTCACGTCGCGCCAAAAGCCTGCTGGGCACACCTCCGCAGGACCTGTTTTTACTCGTGCGCGGAACGGAACATGGCGGCCAGATCGTTCGCCTTTCGGCGCCAAGATGCACCGTGGGATCGGGGCAGTCGTGCACCCTTCGCCTACGATCCGCCGGTGTGAACACCGTACACTGCCTTATCTTCCGCGGCCGCCGAGTCACCTTCGTTCGTCGCTTCGACGAAAACACCCGACTCAACGGCCGGATGTTCGACTCCGCCCCCCTTTCGGTCGGTGACCGGCTGGTCGTCGGCCCCGTCGAACTCGAGGTCATCGACGAGGCAACCGCCCGACGGCTCGACCGTCGTTCACCTACCGCCGCCCTCCCGCGAAAAGGGCGGGACGACGCGACTCCGCTTCACCAGGTTGTAGAACAGGCCAGGCAACAGGCCGACCTCCTCAGATCGTCGCTCGCCAAGACCCGCCATTCCGCCACGCTCCGAGTCCAGCAGCTTGCCAACCAGCTCCGCTCGGCCCGTGAACGCCTGCACCGCCTGCAGGCCGAATACCACGGGGACCGGGAGCGGACCCGCTGCGTTCAGCAGGCTCTAACCGATCAGCAGGAGACACTCGAAGTTCAGTTCGAACAGCGGCATCGGGAACTCGAAGCCGACCTGCGGCGCCGCCAATCGGAACTGGAAGGTCAGGCGGCGGAAGTCGAAACCCAGGCAGCCGAACTCGCCGAGCGAAAACGACAGCTCGCCGCCGATCACGCGGAAAGACAACGGGACCTGGAAACCTCTCAGCGGCAACTCACGGAAAGCCGTGAGCAGATCGAGCGGCAACGAGCCGAAGCCGAAAGCGGGTCGTCTCGCGCCCAAGAGACCTTCGATGCAGAATCGGAAAGGTTCGAGGAGCAAAAAAGACAATTTGAGGCGGATCGGACTGCCTGGCAGCAGGAGCGGCAACGGTACGACGATGAACTCTGCGAACGCTCCGTGTTGCTCGAGCGGCGACAAGCGGATCTGGTGGAAAGCGACAAGGAACTGGCCGCGGCCCGCGATGAGCTGGATACGCTGAAGAACGAAATCGAGTCCCGGCACAACGACGAAGCCGGCCCCAACCTGCAGCCGACCGATGCGGAAACCCCGGGCTTTTCGGCTGCGTTTGACGAAGGTGTCCAGCCGTTCGAGCAAACGCA
It includes:
- a CDS encoding TraR/DksA family transcriptional regulator — its product is MARNDAISSMRELLLTRRDALRKALSGDLSLLRELNSATSGDVADCALDAAQDELTCQLAEVEARELTSIDNALQRMRDGEYGGCETCGCEIPLARLQALPYATMCIQCQREAERQGVQTGIPLNWARVSDADPMDLDVPVGDLELS